The proteins below come from a single Triticum aestivum cultivar Chinese Spring chromosome 5D, IWGSC CS RefSeq v2.1, whole genome shotgun sequence genomic window:
- the LOC123124682 gene encoding ubiquitin-conjugating enzyme E2 28 — MANKRIQKELMDLQKDPPTSCSAGPAGADLFHWQATIMGPGDSPYSGGVFFVNIHFPPDYPFKPPKVNFQTKVYHPNINSNGSICLDILKEQWSPALTISKVLLSISSLLTDPNPDDPLVPEIAQLYKNQRARYEDTARAWTQKYAMG, encoded by the exons ATGGCGAACAAAAGGATTCAGAAGGAGCTCATGGATTTGCAAAAGGATCCACCAACATCATGCAGCGCTGGGCCTGCTGGGGCGGATCTATTCCACTGGCAGGCCACAATTATGGGCCCTGGTGACAGCCCCTACTCAGGAGGGGTGTTCTTTGTCAACATCCATTTCCCTCCTGATTACCCCTTTAAGCCTCCAAAAGTGAATTTCCAAACAAAG GTGTATCACCCGaacatcaactccaacggcagcaTCTGCCTGGACATCCTCAAGGAGCAGTGGAGCCCGGCGCTGACCATATCCAAGGTCCTACTCTCCATCAGCTCCCTGCTCACCGACCCCAACCCCGACGACCCCCTTGTCCCGGAGATCGCGCAGCTCTACAAGAACCAGAGAGCCCGCTATGAGGACACCGCGAGGGCCTGGACCCAGAAGTACGCCATGGGCTGA